GCCAGGACTCTTGCTATTCCTAACTGCTGAAGCCATCGTTTCTCTTTAAAGGCACTGCAAGAAAACAAGATATAATTTATAAGGAGGTCTGATCTTGTCTGCATACATAGCTGAAAAAGGTTGGAAATCTTCAGGTTGATTTTGTAACTAGGGCTAGTTTATCTTGTCACATAGGTAGATGTGAAATAGAAACAAGGATCTTTCCAAAATAAGTTCCCTGTGATGCAGTGGGAATGATATTTTCCCAAGGCAATACTAAAAATTTAGAATCCACAACTAGAAACAGAAAGCCACTCAATGTCGTAGAATTCTCTGGGTTgaaactttttctctctcttttctagaTATTCCTATACATCATATATTCCCTGGCCTCTTTTCTCCACTTTCTACCCCTACAAACATACATGAAGATTTTTTAGCTGAAAAGATATCAGGTATTTTGATAGTCTTTAACTAAAATGCAATGGAATTTAATGTTATATAATGTTATAAGTTATTCTCTGGCTATATACCAATAAAGACTTGCAAATTTGAGTACAACTGTTCTTACTTTGTAGGATGCAAATGTGATTTAATACCGAGGTGTGTTACTTCCCCTTAAATTTTGGGGTCCTCCAAGATTCTATCCTTGGTCCTTCTCTCTTTCTATAACCTCATCCTAGGAGTCCTCATTTACTCACTGTTTCAATTCCCTTATCCATGACTCCTAAATCTTGACCTTTCATAAAAGTTGCATATCTCCAATTgccaagtaaaaatatttatccCATAGGCACTTCTAATTTAACATATCTTCTTCCTAAACTTGTCCCACTTCTGTTTACTTGTTCTAACACTTTGATTTTGCTACCTTCACCGTCTCCAAATCTAGAAACCAAACtaaattccttctttctctatctccaCACCCAGTCAGTGACCAAATTTTGTAGATGATTCTCCAGAAATATCTCTTGTatttggccttttcttttttcccctaactACTATTGTTCTAGTCCAGGTCTTtattatgtcttatttttcttattgcagGTTCCTAACTCTACTATAGTCTTTCCACATCTTTCCAGTGAATCTTCCATATATCTCTATCagatttgtctcaaaaacaatctAAAACTAATTATGTAACATACTTCATGAAAAAGAACTTCTATGAGCTTCCCATCCACCTCCTGCCCCATGGAAGGGGGAATAAGAAGCAAAATCTCTACTTGGTCACACAAGATGCTTCTTAGTGTAGATGCAGTTCATATTGCCAGGCTTATCTGTAGCCAGTTTTTCCCTATTGCCTACAGTGCCTTTTGCAAATCCACGTAATTTCCTAAAAACTAaatttctttcttgctctttcaGAAAACAGTGCCTTTGACCATGTTACTATCTTGGATCCTTTACCTCACCTCGACCCATTTTGTTTGGCAaagtctggtatttttaaaaggctttgacTCAATCTATTAGGAGCAATCTGTACAAAAGTACCATAGTGTTTCCAGCATTTGAACCAGGTCCATGTCTGCCTGATTCAACTTCTTTGTTCTGAATTAACTTCTTTCTTTACCTCAATGGCTTTTTTCTGGGCTCTAAACTGGGTTAACCCATCCATGATGCCTATAAAATTAGGTGTTTAGTCTTAAATCACTTAGGCACTTTTAGCCTTCCCTCATATCCCATCTGACTTAATTTGAAGTCCTCTCCTGTTTTGATACATATCCTAGCTCTTCCTAGGCTCAGAGCCTATCCTGATTCTCTCCCTGACATTTGAAACTTGTCTTTTCcacattcattcaaaaaatgttttccttaagAAAAAGATGCATATTGAGCATTTACTTATGGCAAGCACTATTCTATGTGCTAGAGATACAAAAAGTGATTAAAACATACAAgacatgccttttaaaataaagaataaaaatgaagagctGTACTTGTTCCTAGAATACCAGAGCCCATCAAAGCGCATAGCATTTGAGATTATCATCTATTCTTAGTCCACTCAAACTCTCAGCCTTTTGGATCAATCCCCTACATTTGAATCTTTACTTAAATGGACTCCCAGGTCACATAAACCTCTCTGGAATTGGACAATAAGCAGTAAGGAAGGTTATTTTCTAGACACACCTTACAGATATTCTTTGACCTATGTAAAGCCTACACTGCCTTCTAGGCTGAGGAATGATACTCTATGTGACCTTCTGGCCTCAATGACTGTCATGTCTACACTAGCCACATGCCCTCATCAACCCAAACCCACATTAGCACTTGATTATATGCCAAATGCATCAATGTCATCTTGGAGTCAGCCCTGAGACGTTTAGTTTTATGTATCTAAGGGTAGAGTTCCTGAATAACGTGTTGTCCAACAATTACTTTCACATGATGCCAGGTGACTTGTCTGGTTGGGGAGACTCCTCTTCCTACAAAACAGGAACATCTGATGGTCACTTTACCCACCTGATCCCTGGGTCAGCATCATAAAGGATTATGTTAGGTTCTTCCCCATTTCCTGGCTATGATACTAGCTTGGTGCAGGTAGCCATCAAAATAGTGTACATCCATTCCTCGTGTTTGTGTCTTTGTGGTACAAGAGCTGCACTGGTCATTTAGAGGAGTGCTCAAACCACCTGACTGCCTGCCTACTGTCTACTTCAGGTAGACATAAGTGCTTTTGTGACTTCTCTGAGGAACCCGAACTAGATCAAGAAGACTGCAAGGGCATGAGGTTGTAGATCTCCTCTTCCTTTCCACAGCACAAAGGAAGGTGGAACAGGTCCTGGGAAAGAGTCCATGGAAAGGGGGCAGAAACAGATGGGAAGTGGAGGGTGTGaatacaggaaagagaaaaatattgggAAAAGAGAAACGAAAAGAGGATTTGCTAGGAGTAACACTGCCAGAGTAAGTGTGCAGTCAGACTGACCACCACTCCCCCATGGGTCTCCCTTCTGCACTAacccttttcttccctccctccctcctttccttcttccctccctccctcccttcttcccttccctccttttttcctttctctctgtctctttctttcctctctctctttcccttctttccttcacGGAGTAACCCTTTCTTTAACAAATTGTCTTCTCTAGCAATTTCTTTCTTGATCTTGAAATTGTCACTCCTTAATAACGCTAATCCTTATGAAATATAGCTACAAAAAAGCAGCACACTGGTagtctcttttaaaaagtgtttagaAATGTTTACTAAAGCTAAACAAATTtatcctatgacccagcaattctgttTCTTGGTATAGAGTCAAGAGAAGTGCATGCAAATGTCCACCAAACCTCATATGTAAGAATAATCAtgcatttttattcaaaatagcccctaaattagaaacaatccaaatgcctatcaataggaaaatagataaataaattatgtatgaAATACTGCATAAAAAGGAACActacataaaaataagaacaaccAATACATGCAAAAACATTGATGCATCTTACAGGCAATGTGttgaacaaaaaagcaaaatataaaaggtATTTGCCATATGTGCCCTTTATTTGAAGTTCAAGAATAGGCTAAACTAATCTTCAGTGATAGAGATGAGAATAATATAGTTACATCCATAAAGGATCATTGACTGGCAAGGGGCATGAAGGCAAATTTTTGGGGGCTGGAAATAGTTTGCTTCTGATATGAGTAGTGGTTACATGgatatatgaaaacataaaatttcaacAAGCCATATATGTGAGATTAGTGGTCTTTATGGATTTTACTATATATTTCATAACTCAAAATTCTTCCCTAAGAAAGCACTCTACACAACAGACACTGTCAGCTTTTCTCAtctaaaaccacacacacacacacacacacacacacaacccttaAAAACATGCTTTTCATGCACATTTCTGTTCTGCTAGGCACGGCACTGGGCTATAGCAAACACTTACTGAATGTTTggaaaataaactcatttttagCATGTATCTGTTGATAAAACAAATcaatatttcctttcttgtttgcAGGTTTACAGCCTTATTTTAAGCTGGACTatgttgttttttcttctttttttaaatttttttatttaattaattgaggatttcttttttttttttttttaagacggggtttcaccatgttggtcaggctggtcttgaactcccaacctcaggtgatccacccaccttggcctctgaagtgcttggattacagatgtgagccaccacacctgacctgttTTTTCAATTAATAATTTTCCTAgtacatttctagaatttttgatGATCTCTTTTTATACATTCTAGTCAGAGATATCTCACAAATTACAAAGATTGAGACTATTAAGCTATTAAGTGTCTTCCTGTATTGTCAACCTCACTCTATTGGATAttgaattttgcattttatagCCCAAATTATTCTCACCACAAGGTGGCAACAAcctaaatgaaataaagttgAGCTGAGCTAAAGACCAGTACAGAAAAGCAAGTAAAACAATCTagccttgttttttctttccttctcattatATTAAGGGGAAAAGTCACTCATAAATCTATGTTTCTAACTGTAATATTTGCATCAAATAATACCTCATAAGTAATGGATGGGATCTGAGCTCTAATCAGAGAGTTGTGTACCTGAAATATCTAAttctgttacaatttttttttaatctctttagaTGTGCTATGGATTACCTTTTAACTCACTGTAAATATTAATGTCAATTCTAGCGCCCCGTTCAATACAGATCTCACCCCACCTGTGTATCTTGCCTAGTAAATCAATTCAAGTCCTTATCATTCAATTTATCATTGAAGTGTTCGTTTCTTTCCTCCCATTTTCATTGCCATCTAGTCTTCTATGAGACATTTGATGCCTCACTCCtgtatttcagttttctctttttccactctaattacaattaattttttattagctttagaagaagaggaagagaaagaagaggaggaggaggaaaaagaagaagaaacagtagcagcctaggcacagtggttcatgcctatgatcccagtgctttgggaggccaaggtggaaggatcacttgagcccaggagtttgagaccagcctgagcaacatggtgagtcCCCatttctacacacacaaaaatatcaaccaggtatagtggcatgtgcctgtggtcccagatacttggaaggctgaggtgggggaattgcttgagctaggaattcaaggatgcagtgagccttgatagcaccactgcactccagcctgggcaacagagtgagaccctgtctcaaacagaaaaaaaaaaaaaaaaaagaaagcagcgacagcagcagcaacaacaacagcagcagcagcagcagcagcagcagcagcagcaagggaCCTTGCTAATTGATACAATTCTTTCTACtctgtttctttcccttctgaAAGTTTGAGGAATAAAGTACTGCACAGATTGGATTGGTTAGTAATATTAGTTCATTTTGTCCTAGTCATGAGGCTAAGATGAGGTCCCTGAAGCTGGGTATTGATGCATTGGAACACTGATGTATTACTTTCAGTGGCATAGTATGGCATCGTGGACCATTCCTTACCCTGgaataaagtaaaaacaagaaagaaaaccacacacacacacacacacacacacacacacacacacacatacacacaccccttaAAAACAGATGCTTTTCATGCACATTTCTGTTTTGCCAGGCACAGCACTGGGCTGTAGTAAATACatgtatgaaagaaaaaacaagtccgggcacggtggctccagcctgtaatcccagcactttgggaggccgaggcaggtagatcatgaggtcagcagttcgaggccagcctggccaacatggtgaaactccgtgtctactaaaaatacaaaaaattagctgggcatggtggcgcatgcctgaaatcccagctactcaggaggctgaggcacgagaattgcctgaacccaggaggcggaggttgcggtgagccgagatcgcgccattgcactccagcctgggtaacgagtgaaactccgtctcataaaaaaaaaagaaagaaaagaaaagaaaaaagaaaaacaaggctaGATTGTTTTACTTGCTTTTCTGTACTCGTCTTTATCTCAGCTCAACTTTATTTCAGTTACCCTAAGCCTCATGAAAGGTTTCCCTTTGTATGTTTAAGGAGAGAACATTACCTTGCCACAGCTAAGCAGTAGATTGCATTCTCCCTTGGAGTCCTTCCACTGTGCTCTGAGAAAGTTGCAAAGGAGGACTTCAGTAAAAAGTCAGCGCTGGGTGTTGCATAGAAAAACGATGGATGTGAATATCCCAATCTTGAAACTGGAGGGAGGGGGACTTGGGGAAGATACGTGTTTTTTATGAGCTGTTCTTTTTTACTAGCTATGGgaacaatttttttctgatttcgtTGTTGATgtttttgtaattcagagaatgTACTTGCATTCACAAGTGGATGAAATTTAAGGGCGTGTTCTCTTGTGTCCGACTGTGAAATTGCCAAAGGATTGACAGGTTTGCTGCTTGCAGTTTGTTTGCTGATAGATGGTAGCTTGAGCAAGATGCTTTGTGAGTCCCTATTCCCAGCCTTATGCCAGCTCTTGGAGGTCATTTTTGGCTTGGTGAAACCATCCACCATCACAGTATCTCCAACTTTTGCCCCAAAGACCCTTGCTTCGCAAAATTGGCTTTTATGAAGACTGTGACTCTGAGCTCTGAGgatccattgttttattttaatataaatcctCATTGGGATTGAAATTTTCAGGAAAGAAACCGTGGACCACATTTTACTCAGCAAATATAATACACAGTCTTTATGCTTGTGTTTGAACACAATGGTCAGGGGAGTTTGTCCTGCTGCATTTTTGCATTCCAGGCACAGCACGCTGCAGTTGACAAAAGCCTTCAGAATCAACAGTTGGCCTGCTTCTGCGGCTGCATGAATGGGGCATTTAGAGACATCTGCATGAAGGGCTTCATGGCACCATGCTCGATAGGGGTGAACACCAACTGCCTCATGGGGCTGCACACCCTGCTTCAGGGCCCATTCAGTGAGTTCAATGTACCCACAAAAAGCAGCAATGTACAGGGCTACCCTTTTCTGATACCTAAATGAGTGAAACAAGTGGGGAGGGGGTGGTTAGAAAATCAGCAAACAGACAAAAGTGGTTACACTAAATACTCATGAAATATTCTagttaaatgtatatttcttctaacttttaccttaaaatgtttttagaaaaggCAGATAGTGATATACAGGTTAAATTGCGTGAGTTCTGCTTATACACATTATCCTACTGTGCACATGTAAATAGTTTCCTTGAAGTGATcatctttcttataaaaattaattcctcAGGACAAATATCAAGCATGGGGACATAAAAGGAGCTTTTAAGTCTGACCATTTACATTATCTGAGCTCTTAGATTTTATTCAAAGGTGAAGACAAGTGTAGATGGTCAAGCACATGAACACTAGAGTCAAATTGTTACTATTCAATAGCCAGTTCTGCCCTTGCTATTTGTATGATATGGGGCAGGTTTCCTCGCCTCTGTCCCCGGcaggcaaagtcttgctctggtgctcaggctggagtgcagtggcacaatctcagtgcactgcaacctccacctcctttgttgaagtggttctcctgcctcagcctcctcagtagctggaattacaggtgcaagccaccaagcccagctaatttttgtatttttagtaaatatgggggttttgctatgttggccaggctggtcttgaactcctgaccttaagtgatctgtccaccttggcctcccaaagtgctaggattataggtgtgagccactgcacccagacaacaTGGGGCAGATTTTCTgatcttagtttcctcatctgtaaaataagattaaaaagtgTCCACCTCATCAAATTGTTATAAGCATAAAATGAGGTAATAAATATAATACAGTGTCTGCCACAAAGTATTAaactattattaactaaagtatatactgttaaaaataaaaagcaacacagCTATTTATTTGGATGCAGAACATGGAAAAAGAACTATCACTATCCCACAATAGAaatcaatgtaaaatatttgaatattttataaaactgtaaaagCTACTCTTCTAATCCATCACTTCACAGAGCCCTTAGATCTTCCGGTGAGCTGGCTTCTGCAAAACATGATTAAATCACCCACGAGGGGGCACTATTCTAGAATACTATTAAACCTACAGACTAGTGCAATTTATGTATTTGAGAAGCTGATGGCTGTATTAACACATTAAAATGACCACCTGCCTCTCTGAACCTACCCTCCTCCATTGTCCCAGTCATAGCTGTTACACTTTATATGTGGCAAAAGTGCAAATTCTGGTAATAAAGGCAGTTTGAAAAATTACATGTGAGCTTAGGAAGATATGGCCAATGTTTTCAGCCAATTAATAAGTGTTTTCTTAAAGAATAACTGAATGTGAAAGTGGCGAGATACAGATGTCCTCTGACTTATTAAAGGGTTACGTCCTGATACAAACCATCATGTGTTGGAAGTATGATAGGTCTAAAATGCACTTAATACACCTAATCTCCTAAACATCAAATCTTAATCTAGCCTACCTtaattagcctacagttgggcaaaatcatctaacacaaagcctattttataataaagttttgaCCATCTCATGGAATTTATTGAATGctatattgaaaatgaaaaagaatggttGTATGTGCACTGCAAGTTTGGTCTCTACTGAATGAATATTACTTTTACACCATTGTAAATTGAAAAATCTGTTTGAACCATCGTAAGTTGGGGATTGTCTGTATTTATTCTGATAGCCTTTAAAAAGGTTGCTGAAAGTCTCATATCGAAACCAAATTGAAGTCACCCGTTTAATCACAGTTAACCTTTGAACACGTGAATTTGAACTGCAGGGGTTCAGGTTGtgaattttcttccacctctgccacacCCAAGACAGAAGACAAaccccttctcctctttctcctcctcagcctaatTCAACGTGAAGATTGAAGACCTTCCTAATGATCCACATCCACTTAATGactagtaaatacattttctcttccttatgatttttcttaatgttttcttttcttagcttactttattgtaagaatatggtatataatacatataacatacacaacgtgtgttaattgactgtgttatcagtaaggcttctggtcaatgGTAGGCTATTAGTAGCTAAGCTTtggggaagtcaaaagttatagGTGAATTTTCAACTGTGTGGGGAGTTGGCATCCCTAACCCCTGCATTGTTAAAGGTTAACTGTAGTTAGTATTTCCTGAGGGAAGTCTACCTGAATCATAATACTATGAGTCTTGATGGCATCCCTGCTGTTTTGTTCCAGCAAATATGTCAATAATATTTGGCTGAGACACGGTAAGTGGAATTGGCAGAGAGCAGTACCCCAGCTGTACAGTCAATTGCAGGCTCAAGGTCTGATTGAAGTTTAGTGAAAAATTACAGCACTTGCTAAGTTAATTTAACATTAATCTCTCATACTTGAGTACTGGTCCTTCTTTTGATAAATAGCGTTGGACTTTAAGTTTTTGTCCAAGTAGACAACCCATCAGAAATTCCTTCCATCCATCCCAGACGTCCAAACGAAGTGTTGTGCCTGTGGATGAAGAGAAGTGGCTTATGGTTCCAGTCTAGCAGTATGGTTTGGCAATCCATAAAACTTCTAATGATAGCTTTCCCAGAGGCCTGAGCTAggtgtaaaatgaaaaataaccttGGAACAAGGAGACAGGGATTTTTAGCATAGATCTTTCTTTATTGTCTTGGAAAAACTGTTTAGCATCTGTGCATTACCATTTTCTCATCTGCTCAATGATTGCATATagcactgaaatatttttttgtagctatCTGTATACAGTCTTGTGGAAATTGATTCAGTGCTGCTGTCTACATTACCATGTAAACTAAAACTGTTATATTGGAAGAGGAAACTAAGAAACCTGTGGCAGGACAAACGGTCTTCTGGGGCCTTTAGCTTATGAGTGGGCTGTGGGGGAGTGGAATGATGCTCACCAACTAATTTGCTTGTTCTGTCCTTTATGAAACAGGAGCCAGGAGCTGTTCTCCGTTATAAACATAAAAGTAATTTACTGCTGGTGAGCTTATCACTTGCTCCTCAAGAGTCTACCCTTTCTGTGATACCACATCCCCTTTATCCTTCAGGCTGGTGTTTTCCAGGAATCTTTCCTCAGCCTTCTGCTCTTCTCACTCTACACACATTCCCCTGGAAATTAAACCTAGTCTTCTCCTTATGTGGTTCAACCTAGCTGTCTTACCTCTCTTCACTCTGtctcattcatttattacttCCACCTTGACCTTTCACCTGTCCTCACACCAAGTCTGCTCCCATCTCAGGACCTAGTGACTTATAATTTTTTGCTTGAAAGGGTCTTCATcagatgggcgcagtggctcatgcctgtaatcccagcactttgggaggccgaggcaggtggatcatctgaggtcaggagttcaagaccagctggccaacatgatgaaaccctgtctctactaaaaatacaaaaaattagctgggcgtcgtgctGGGcactgtaatctcagttacttgggaggcagaggcaggagaatcacttgaacccaggaggcagagggtgcagtgtgccgaggtcgtaccattgcactccagcctgggcaacaagagtgaaactctgtctcaaaagaaaaaaaaaggtcttcaTTTAGATTTTCACAGGACTGGATCCTTTTAATTTAGCTTTCCCTTCAACCATAGCTAAAGCAGTCTCTGCCATCActacctccttcccttccttactTTATATCCCATgactttaacttcttttttttttttttttttttttttttgacatggagtcatgctctgtcacccagactggaggacagtggtgtaatttcagctcactgtaacctccaccttcaggattgaagcaattctcctgcctcagcctcccaagtagctgggattacaggcatgtgccaccacacccagctaaattttgtatttgtagtagagatggggtttcaccatgttggccaggctggtctcaaactcttgacctcaggtgatctacccattgtctcagcttcccaaagtgcagggattacaggcatcagccactgcacccagccatctttaggattctttctttctttcttttttttttttttaggaggagttccactcctgttacccaggctggagtgcaatgatgcgatctcagctcaccacaacctctgcctcctgggttcaggcaattctcctgcctcagcctcctgagtagctgggattacaggcacacgccaccatgcccagctaattttttgtatttttagtagagacagggtttcaccatgttgaccaggatggtctcgatctcttgacctcatgatccacctgcctcggcctcccaaagtgctgggattacaggggtgagccactgcgcccggcctaggattCTTTCTAATGCCTAGACAatatcctctttctttcctttctgcttcccCTCTCTTCACACACACAACAAAGGATATCTCCCTGCCAGTCCCTTCCTTTCTGGACAGTCTATGTTACAACCTGTAATCTTGAAATGGGGCTCTTCCTCTGCTACTCCTTACTCTGGTTTGGATTTTTTGACCTTGGACTTTGTGAGTTGATTCCTATTTGCATACTTGTTTACTCTTAGAGCCTGACCTGCATTACTACGCTTATCCCCCTCACCTCATAACCTGGGCCTCTGCTAGGAGAGTTTACTCTTCTTACTGGAGAATTCTGGAATTATTCTGTAAACATAAAGTAGTAGTTCTGCAACTATTCTGTAGAAATATCTTgataaacattttccaaaatatggACCATACTTGCTACAATATAGATCAATTTTCTCTAAAGCTTCTTGCTGTACTTAAAACttctcataaaatgtttaattcacaTGCACTGGAAACGAAGAACTTTAAACACTACTCCAAGTGCATTTACTTTATCTCCTGATGAAATGATCTATCTCTTTAGTTGATTGTGAAAATCACTCCCAAATGAGCAATAGAAAGCTTTAGCCGGGCCCCATACCCCAGCCTCCTTAGTCCTCCGCAGCTGAGGCTACACAGTCTCCATTTGAAGGACCAGCCAGCCCCAGCTCCAGAGAACAACCTTAATTCCAGTAGGAGGGAATTTATTAAGATTTAGACCaggggcccagtgcagtggcttatacctgtattccagaactttgggCGGGAAGATTgtttaaggccagaagtttgccagcctgagcaacacagcgagaccccatctctacaaaaactaaaaaaaagatgTAGTGACTTCGAGGGTTCATAGGAAGTCGGTGTTCCCATTCATCCTGGTCAGATATTCTAGGCACTTCTGTTAGTCAGATATTCTAGTCACTTCTAAGCAAGTCCTCACTTTGTGCCCTATATTGTGAATCTCAATATTCTACCCCACCTTTTGAGTTTTAAGATTAGTTTTCCGTTTATGAATTTCCTACTCTGAACCCTAATATCTGGGGTTAGATTTCTGTCACATGTTGTCA
This is a stretch of genomic DNA from Saimiri boliviensis isolate mSaiBol1 chromosome 9, mSaiBol1.pri, whole genome shotgun sequence. It encodes these proteins:
- the ANKUB1 gene encoding protein ANKUB1 isoform X2, with the translated sequence MRIFITFEGFVEPFDVSADETVEAVKLMIKDYFHIPLSEDKQGRQYLELMYAGAALKDSWCLADVGISFCSTLKCFVKEEDKPTLYVFNAVTQGTMPIMESISLLDKKVSDLRTLVTLRCGLPVSVYCLRTPKGLEMYDCNMLKDYQTDIGTTLRLDVWDGWKEFLMGCLLGQKLKVQRYLSKEGPVLKYQKRVALYIAAFCGYIELTEWALKQGVQPHEAVGVHPYRAWCHEALHADVSKCPIHAAAEAGQLLILKAFVNCSVLCLECKNAAGQTPLTIVFKHKHKDCVLYLLSKMWSTVSFLKISIPMRIYIKIKQWILRAQSHSLHKSQFCEARVFGAKVGDTVMVDGFTKPKMTSKSWHKAGNRDSQSILLKLPSISKQTASSKPVNPLAISQSDTREHALKFHPLVNASTFSELQKHQQRNQKKIVPIASKKEQLIKNTYLPQVPLPPVSRLGYSHPSFFYATPSADFLLKSSFATFSEHSGRTPRENAIYCLAVASAFKEKRWLQQLGIARVLAKKSISNLTTRRGLRACENPLETVL
- the ANKUB1 gene encoding protein ANKUB1 isoform X1, producing MWPPRTTLRLDVWDGWKEFLMGCLLGQKLKVQRYLSKEGPVLKYQKRVALYIAAFCGYIELTEWALKQGVQPHEAVGVHPYRAWCHEALHADVSKCPIHAAAEAGQLLILKAFVNCSVLCLECKNAAGQTPLTIVFKHKHKDCVLYLLSKMWSTVSFLKISIPMRIYIKIKQWILRAQSHSLHKSQFCEARVFGAKVGDTVMVDGFTKPKMTSKSWHKAGNRDSQSILLKLPSISKQTASSKPVNPLAISQSDTREHALKFHPLVNASTFSELQKHQQRNQKKIVPIASKKEQLIKNTYLPQVPLPPVSRLGYSHPSFFYATPSADFLLKSSFATFSEHSGRTPRENAIYCLAVASAFKEKRWLQQLGIARVLAKKSISNLTTRRGLRACENPLETVL